CGCGGACGCACAGCACGTCGGGCAGGTGCGCCGCGACGAGCTGCCAGCTGTCGCCCTCGTCGCGGCTGGCGTAGACGTCGCCGGTCCGCGAGCCGAAGTACACCCCGGCCGGGTCGGCGTCGTCGGTGCACATCGCGTCCCGCATGACGCCGGCCCAGTACCCGTCCGGCAGGCCCGTCCCCAGCGCCTCCCACGACTTCCCGGCGTCCTGGCTGCGGTACACCCGGCACCGGCCGTCCGGCGGGAACCGCATCGCGTCCGCGACCAGCGGGAACGTGTAGATCACCTCGGGCCGGTGCGGGTGGACGACCATCGGGAAGCCGAAGTCGCTGGGCAGGCCGCCGGCGATGGACTGCCAGGTCGCGCCGGCGTCGTCGCTGCGGTAGACGCCGTGGTGGACCTGCGCGAAGAAGCGGTCCGGCTCGTCCGGGTGCGTGGCGACCTTGTGCACGCACTGGCCGTATTCGGGGTACGGGTCGGGCACGTGGACGGCCTTGATGCCGGTGTTGCTCGCCTGCCAGGACTCGCCGCCGTCCGCGGAGCGGTAGACGCCGCCGGTCGACATCGCCACGGTGATCCGGCCGGGCTCGCTCGGATGGGGGAGCACGGTGTGGATCGCCTTGCCGCCGCCCCCGGGTGTCCAGTGCTCCCGGTGCGGGTGGTCCCACAGGCCGCGGACCAGCTCGTAGGTGCGGCCGCCGTCGGTGGAGCGGAACAGGGCGGACGGCTCGGTGCCGGCGTAGACGACGTCCGGCTCGCTCGCCGGGCCGGGCGCGAGCTGCCACGCCCTGGCGAGGGATTCGCCGGTGTCCGGCGGGAACGAGATCGGGGCGTGGCCGGGTTCTTGCCAGGTCGCGCCCAGGTCGTCGCTGGTGGCCACGCTCGGCCCGAAGTGCTCGCTGGTGACCCCGGCCAGCAGCCGGGGCGTGGCGCGGCGCGTGTCGATGCCGACCGCGTACACGTCGGTCATGGGGTGGTGCGGCCCGGTCACCTCCCAGCTCGTCCGGTCGTCTGTGCCGGTCGCCAGCCACAGACCCTTGCGCGTGCCGACAGCGAGCAGGACAGCCATTCCGGGACCTTTCCTCCGGGTGATGCGCGTCACAGTACTCCGCCCGGGAAAATGTCCCGGAGAAATGTCGAGAGCCGTTCGCGGCCGATCGACGCGGGGGTGAAGGCCGGTCATCGCGTCCGGAAGGAACCGGACCCCGGCCAGGAAGACCAGGGAGCAGGACCATGCGTTTTCTCATGATGCACCGGATCGACGAGCGCGACCCGCAGGCGTGGAACCCCAGCCCGGAGTTCATCGAGACGATGGGGGCGTTCATCCAGGAGTCCGTGGAGAAGGGCATCCTGATCACGGCGGAGGGCGTGCACAAGACGGACAAGGGCGCGCTGGTCCGCAAGCCGCGCGGCGCGGCGATCCGCGTCACCGACGGCCCG
This window of the Amycolatopsis balhimycina FH 1894 genome carries:
- a CDS encoding YciI family protein, whose product is MRFLMMHRIDERDPQAWNPSPEFIETMGAFIQESVEKGILITAEGVHKTDKGALVRKPRGAAIRVTDGPFAEAKEVIGGFALINAADRAEAVEFAKRYVELFDSEIEVEIRQVVEFEDIEAQAQA
- a CDS encoding sialidase family protein — its product is MAVLLAVGTRKGLWLATGTDDRTSWEVTGPHHPMTDVYAVGIDTRRATPRLLAGVTSEHFGPSVATSDDLGATWQEPGHAPISFPPDTGESLARAWQLAPGPASEPDVVYAGTEPSALFRSTDGGRTYELVRGLWDHPHREHWTPGGGGKAIHTVLPHPSEPGRITVAMSTGGVYRSADGGESWQASNTGIKAVHVPDPYPEYGQCVHKVATHPDEPDRFFAQVHHGVYRSDDAGATWQSIAGGLPSDFGFPMVVHPHRPEVIYTFPLVADAMRFPPDGRCRVYRSQDAGKSWEALGTGLPDGYWAGVMRDAMCTDDADPAGVYFGSRTGDVYASRDEGDSWQLVAAHLPDVLCVRAARV